From Streptomyces sp. TLI_053, a single genomic window includes:
- a CDS encoding antitoxin encodes MSMLDKLKGLLKGHEDQAERGVDKAGDMIDERTQGKYSGHVDTAQDKIKDQLRDDRPPQ; translated from the coding sequence ATGTCCATGTTGGATAAGCTCAAGGGCCTGCTCAAGGGCCATGAGGACCAGGCCGAGAGGGGCGTGGACAAGGCCGGCGACATGATCGACGAACGGACGCAGGGCAAGTACAGCGGCCACGTCGACACGGCGCAGGACAAGATCAAGGACCAGCTGCGGGACGACCGGCCGCCGCAGTAG
- a CDS encoding TrkA C-terminal domain-containing protein — protein sequence MSIARVRTTPLPGVGVQYDLTTREQRHLSVIAHRDGSRSLNVYRSDDPDACSQAFRLTAEESAALVDALTPAHHSPGLLHTTDLGLVAERLPVDGTSYWNGRLLGETRMRTETGASIVAVLRRTGAVPSPAPDFRLAGGDTLIVIGTREGVDAAAAILERE from the coding sequence GTGTCGATCGCCCGTGTCCGAACCACTCCGCTGCCCGGTGTCGGCGTCCAGTACGACCTCACCACCCGAGAACAGCGGCACCTGTCGGTGATCGCGCACCGCGACGGCTCACGCAGCCTCAACGTCTACCGCTCGGACGACCCCGACGCCTGCTCGCAGGCGTTCCGGCTGACGGCCGAGGAGTCCGCCGCCCTGGTCGACGCCCTGACGCCGGCCCACCACAGTCCGGGCCTGCTGCACACCACCGACCTCGGCCTGGTCGCCGAGCGGCTCCCGGTCGACGGCACCTCGTACTGGAACGGGCGGCTGCTCGGCGAGACCAGGATGCGCACCGAGACCGGCGCCTCGATCGTCGCCGTGCTGCGCCGCACCGGCGCCGTCCCCTCGCCCGCACCGGACTTCCGGCTGGCCGGCGGCGACACGCTGATCGTGATCGGCACCCGCGAGGGTGTGGACGCGGCGGCGGCGATCCTGGAGAGGGAGTGA